GTATGGAGCGACTATCGCACTCATTAACGCCAGAATCTCTCCTCGATCGGAGAGACGCTGTCTCTTCTTCCAATCTGCCGTCAAGCCGATTCTCCATGCGCTTGATGTTGTATGTGTGCAAAATCCCTCGGACATCCTCAGGTGGGAAAAAATTGGTGTCCATTCAACACAAATCCACCTCACGGGGAGCATTAAATTCGACGATGCAAGGGCAGCTCGTCGCCCACCAGTAGACCTTCGCCCGCTGCTTTTATCTGTTGGTTGCCCCAAAAATGCCCTTGTTCTACTTGGCGGGAGCACACATGCTGGAGAAGAAAAAATCTTGGGGCGAGCTTTTCTTGCTATTCAACAGGTTATTCCCAATACTTTTCTTCTCATTGCTCCTCGCCATATAGAACGCTCTAGGGGAGTCTTAAAAGACCTTTTTAACTGTGGCTTGTACCCTACATTGCGTAGTACTAGGTTATTCCCTCTAGGCAGGATCAATTGCCTAGTCCTAGATTCTATTGGAGAACTTCGAGATTGGTATTCATGTGCCCATGCCGTCTTCATTGGAAAAAGCCTCACGGCCCGCGGTGGACAAAACCCTGCCGAAGCCATTACAGCCAGGAAGCCAATCACCTTTGGTCCCCATATGGAAAATTTTAGCGCTCTTACTCAGGAACTTCTCTCAATAGGAGGGGCTGTGACCAGCCATAATGAGCGAGAATTACAGAGCAACCTCCTACGAATGCTTAGTGACCCTACCTGGGCAAATGCACTCTGCAAAAATGCTATAGAATGCTTGAGGCGTCACCATGGAGCTACAGAGCGTACAAGACAAGTCCTATGCAAAATTCGACCCAGATTTCAAAATTCCTCTGAAAGAAATTATAGAGCCTGATTAACCATCAGCCCAGTCACCCAGACCCTTTGTTGAAAAACATATTTGTGGACTTGTGGAGCAAAAAGAGCCATTTATTCACCCTATGAGTGGCTGTAAGCTGGATTTCGGCAAGATGGAACAGCTGCTGTAATGCTCCTGTCGGAAAAGGAGGATGCCTGGTTCACCCTCCTTACCTCAGCTTGATTTTCCGCCGTGCCCTTATGTCCCGCATCGCTAAAATAGAGCGCTCTACTAGAGAGACTCAGTTGCGCTTGGTTCTGGACGTCGACGGCGGAGGAAATCAGGGGATCGCCACTGGAATCCCTTTTTTCGACCACATGTTGGACCTTTTCGCCTTTCATGGTCTTTTCGGTTTAGAGATTGTAGCCGAAGGAGACATGGCTGTAGACCTTCATCATACGGTAGAAGATATAGGGATTACGTTGGGAGCAGCATTTGCCCAAGCACTCGGAAGTAAGAGTGGGCTTGTGCGTTACGGATGCAGCTACATTCCTATGGACGAAGCGCTCGTAAGGTCAGTCGTAGACATTAGTGGGCGCTCTCTTTTGGTCTACCATGCTCCATTGGAAGTAGAAGGTATTGGCTCCTTCTCGTTCCAGCTTGTAGAAGAATTTCTCCGAGCTTTCTCTACTCATGCAGCTCTCACCCTCCACGTGGAAGTCCTCTGTGGTCGCAATTCTCATCACATGGCAGAGGGTATTTTTAAGTCTCTAGCGCGCGCACTTTCCGCCGCTACTAGCCTTAATCCAGATATGCTTGGCATCCCAAGTACCAAGGGTCTAGTATGAAACGACGTTTCCAATGAAGCGGGGCATCACTGTAGGTTTGGTAGACTATGGGAGCAGCAACTTACGCAGTGTGCGAAAGGCACTAGAGGTTTGTGGAGCTGCAGTGCACCTGGTTGATCAACCCGTGGCCTTTGACTCTACTCAGTGGAGTGCCTTGGTGGTACCGGGGGTAGGCTCTTTTGGACATTGTGTGCAAAGCCTGCGCACAAAAAAGCTGTGGCTTCCCATCCTCCGTTGGATCGAGATGGGCCACCCGTATCTCGGAATCTGCTTGGGCTATCACCTCCTCTTTGAGTCTAGTGAGGAGTCGCCAGAAACAAAAGGATTTGGCTTATTAGCTGGACGTGTTGTCTCCTTCCCCAGGTGGAAGGTCAAGGTTCCCCATGTAGGGTGGAATGAGTTGACTGTAAGACAACCTGTCCTTTTCGATGGAATCGAACTCCCCGTAAGCGTCTATTTCATACATTCCTACTACCCCATTCCCCAGGACTCTGAAGTTATTTCCTCCGAGTGCGAGTATGGGGTACGCTTTGCCGCCAGTATTACAAAGGGTCGGGTAGTGGCTACTCAGTTCCATCCGGAAAAGAGCCAGTCTGCGGGGCTCCGATTCATCGCTAATTTTCTCCACTCTCTCCAGCCTATCTCGCTCCCAGCTTATGCTACTTCTTCCAGCAATTGACTTGATGGCTGGTCAGGTCGTACGACTGAAGCAGGGGAGAGCGACCGAAAAGACCGTGTATTCGGAAGATCCGCCAGAAGTTGCAAGACAATGGGAGGCTATCGGAGGGGACTGGTTACACATTGTTGACCTGGACGCCGCATTCGAGGGAAATCCTAGGAATATGGCCTCTGTTCGTGCCATTTGCCAAGCGGTAACTATCCCCTGTGAGCTTGGTGGGGGGATGCGCAGTAAATCTGCTATTAGGGCAGCTCTAGAGGCAGGTGTTTCTCGGGTTGTGCTTGGCACGTGCGCTAGTGAATCCTTAGAGTTCGTGCGGGAGATGTGTCGTGCCTTCGGAGATGAGCGTATTGCCATCGGCATTGATGCGTGCAATGGCCTGATTGCGACTAAGGGTTGGACCCACCGTACTAGCCAGCACGCTTCTGACCTGGCACTGGCCATCCAGGAAATTGGCGTCTCAACAATTGTCTATACGGATATTACCGCTGACGGGATGTTACAGGGTCCTAATTTTAGCGGACTTTCCTTTTTACTTTCTCTACTCTCTTGTCAGCTGATAGCTAGCGGGGGAATCTCAAGTGTGGAAGACCTGCAGCGACTTAACGCCATGATGCCGCGCCCATACGGATCTATCATTGGTAGAGCTCTCTATGATGGCCGCATCAAAGGCGACCTACGCGGTGCCCTTTCTCCATTGGGAGAATGAGTCTCCCACTTGATTTGCCGATCGTGTAGGAAGAGATGCGATAGCGTGCAAAATCTCTTGGATCAAGGCTGGCCCACGATAGACGAAGCCTGTATATATCTGGATTAGATTGGCTCCGGAGGAGAGTTTTTCATGTGCTGCCCCCGCTCCAAGGATTCCGCCTGCGCCAATTATTGGGATAGGGGAGACCTGCCGGATTTTTCGGATTACAGCATTAGAGCGTGCCTGCAGCGGCTTTCCACTGAGGCCACCGAGTTCGTTTCGTTCCGGCGGCAAGGAGGAGTGGTCTAGAGTGGTATTCGTGGCAATGAGACCGGCAACATGCTCTTTCTCCGCAAACTTGACAATGGAAACGATGTCTTTCAGGGAAAGGTCCGGATCGATTTTAATCAGGAGAGGCTTAGAGTGTTTTCCTTCCCAAGCCCGTAGTGTGCTTATGATTCTAGTCAAGTGTTCTGTATTTTGGAGAGCGCGGAGTCCAGGAGTATTGGGGGAGCTGACGTTAAGCACAAAGTAGTCCCCATAGGGATAGAGGTATTGGAAGCTCCGCAGATAATCGTCCTGGGCTGCGTGAAGTGGGGTAAGCCGGGATTTTCCAATGTTGATCCCGATAGGAATGCTGGGCCAATTGCCAGAACGCCGTAGACGCTCCATCCGAAGTGCAACGTTTTTTGCTCCTTCATTATTAAACCCCATACGATTGACCAGAGCTTCCAATTCTGGGAACCGGAATAAACGTGGTCTGGGATTTCCACTCTGGGGGTATGCAGTTATAGTTCCGACTTCTATGAAGCCAAACCCCAGTTTCTCCCAGGAGGGCAAGGCTATTCCATTTTTGTCCATGCCCGCGGCAAGTCCTACCGGATTACGAAACTGGAGACCAAACAAGGAAATTACCGGACCCCTAGGCAGTGCCCTCTTAAAGGAGCACTTCTCTATTAGAGAGAGGAGCCGATGATATGAAAGGCAGGAAAGGACAAGACGATGTGCTGTCTCAGCTTCCATTCGGAAAAACAACTGGCGTAGGAAGAAGCTGTAGAGAGCCATTGTCACTTTCCTAGACAGAAATTACTGAAGACCGAATTAAGAACTTCCTCATGGTCTACAGTGCCCGTTACTTCACCTATAGCGTCTAGGGCAGTACGGAGCTCAAAGGCAATGCACTCCGCTTCGCTATCCACTCCATTATTAGCTAATTCACCGGCACGCTCCAAAGAGACCACAGCACGTTTTAGACAGGATTGGTGTCTAGCATTTATAGTAACTAGCTGCCCACAATCGCTGCTATATCTTGAGCCACTCGCCCACTCTATA
This DNA window, taken from Candidatus Xiphinematobacter sp., encodes the following:
- the hisB gene encoding imidazoleglycerol-phosphate dehydratase HisB, with amino-acid sequence MSRIAKIERSTRETQLRLVLDVDGGGNQGIATGIPFFDHMLDLFAFHGLFGLEIVAEGDMAVDLHHTVEDIGITLGAAFAQALGSKSGLVRYGCSYIPMDEALVRSVVDISGRSLLVYHAPLEVEGIGSFSFQLVEEFLRAFSTHAALTLHVEVLCGRNSHHMAEGIFKSLARALSAATSLNPDMLGIPSTKGLV
- the hisH gene encoding imidazole glycerol phosphate synthase subunit HisH gives rise to the protein MKRGITVGLVDYGSSNLRSVRKALEVCGAAVHLVDQPVAFDSTQWSALVVPGVGSFGHCVQSLRTKKLWLPILRWIEMGHPYLGICLGYHLLFESSEESPETKGFGLLAGRVVSFPRWKVKVPHVGWNELTVRQPVLFDGIELPVSVYFIHSYYPIPQDSEVISSECEYGVRFAASITKGRVVATQFHPEKSQSAGLRFIANFLHSLQPISLPAYATSSSN
- the hisA gene encoding 1-(5-phosphoribosyl)-5-[(5-phosphoribosylamino)methylideneamino]imidazole-4-carboxamide isomerase is translated as MLLLPAIDLMAGQVVRLKQGRATEKTVYSEDPPEVARQWEAIGGDWLHIVDLDAAFEGNPRNMASVRAICQAVTIPCELGGGMRSKSAIRAALEAGVSRVVLGTCASESLEFVREMCRAFGDERIAIGIDACNGLIATKGWTHRTSQHASDLALAIQEIGVSTIVYTDITADGMLQGPNFSGLSFLLSLLSCQLIASGGISSVEDLQRLNAMMPRPYGSIIGRALYDGRIKGDLRGALSPLGE
- a CDS encoding quinone-dependent dihydroorotate dehydrogenase — encoded protein: MALYSFFLRQLFFRMEAETAHRLVLSCLSYHRLLSLIEKCSFKRALPRGPVISLFGLQFRNPVGLAAGMDKNGIALPSWEKLGFGFIEVGTITAYPQSGNPRPRLFRFPELEALVNRMGFNNEGAKNVALRMERLRRSGNWPSIPIGINIGKSRLTPLHAAQDDYLRSFQYLYPYGDYFVLNVSSPNTPGLRALQNTEHLTRIISTLRAWEGKHSKPLLIKIDPDLSLKDIVSIVKFAEKEHVAGLIATNTTLDHSSLPPERNELGGLSGKPLQARSNAVIRKIRQVSPIPIIGAGGILGAGAAHEKLSSGANLIQIYTGFVYRGPALIQEILHAIASLPTRSANQVGDSFSQWRKGTA